A single genomic interval of Penicillium psychrofluorescens genome assembly, chromosome: 2 harbors:
- a CDS encoding uncharacterized protein (ID:PFLUO_002784-T1.cds;~source:funannotate) yields the protein MVGPRTTSILHRSPNVSFFLAAPSVTAFKARGMGTEAQAKFKELPIEPRGILWQNDFIQPEHEQRLISIFLHELEWPNRSGRLSLHYGYTFDYKTFDIDPEIPYREFPDWLQSLIPTTEARPPDQVCLQYYPPGAGIPPHVDAHGPYDQLYALSLGAPTIMQFRKGDTSVDVDLNPRSMMQFTGDARLHWTHGIRKRKTDTLADGTVRPRAGRWSITYRWLREGECECGNIELCDVAQRRNGIEKGKRSVKELAANAN from the coding sequence ATGGTGGGCCCAAGGACGACGTCAATTTTGCACCGCTCGCCAAatgtctcttttttcctaGCAGCACCATCTGTGACCGCGTTCAAAGCCAGGGGCATGGGAACGGAGGCGCAGGCCAAATTTAAGGAGCTGCCTATCGAGCCTCGCGGCATTCTCTGGCAGAATGACTTCATCCAACCCGAACATGAGCAGCGCCtgatctccatcttcctccaTGAACTGGAATGGCCTAATCGTTCCGGTCGCCTGTCACTCCACTACGGCTACACCTTCGACTATAAGACGTTCGACATAGACCCAGAAATTCCATACAGGGAGTTTCCAGACTGGCTCCAGTCGCTCATTCCGACAACCGAGGCTCGTCCACCAGATCAGGTCTGTCTGCAGTACTATCCACCGGGTGCTGGCATCCCCCCACATGTGGATGCACACGGCCCCTATGACCAGCTTTATGCGCTGTCTCTCGGAGCGCCGACTATCATGCAGTTCCGCAAGGGAGACACGTCGGTTGATGTCGATTTAAACCCCCGGAGTATGATGCAGTTCACGGGCGACGCGAGGCTGCATTGGACTCATGGTATTCGAAAACGCAAGACAGATACTCTTGCCGATGGAACTGTGAGACCACGGGCTGGCCGGTGGAGTATCACGTACCGGTGGCTGAGAGAAGGGGAATGTGAATGTGGGAACATTGAGCTGTGTGACGTAGCTcagagaaggaatggaattgagaagggaaagaggtCAGTGAAGGAGTTAGCAGCGAATGCTAACTAG
- a CDS encoding uncharacterized protein (ID:PFLUO_002785-T1.cds;~source:funannotate), with product MASVIVGGLHKAQEAVRQATSKEKKVVDLERDTANIHIKQPLTTDHGVRVENTDQWLRVVDDQHTGPSLLEDQIAREKITRFDHERIPERVVHARGTGAFGNFKLTQSIEDLTYANVLTDTSRNTPMFVRFSTVQGSRGSADTVRDVRGFATKFYTDEGIWDLVGNNIPVFFIQDAIKFPDFVHAVKPEPHNEVPQAQTAHNNFWDFVYMHPEATHMFMWAMSDRAIPRSFRMMQGFGVNTFILVNKAGKRHLVKFHWIPHLGVHSLVWDEALKLGGQDPDFHRKDLMEAISNKMYPTWDFAIQVIPEEKQDEFEFDPLDATKVWPEDIIPLRVIGEMELNRNVDEFFPQTEQVAFCTSHIVPGIDFSDDPLLQGRNFSYFDTQISRLGVNWEELPINRPVCPVLNHNRDGQMRHRITQGTVNYWPNRFDAAPPAAGPNVSQREGGGGFHTAPARVAGPKRRAVSAKFGEHLNQAQLFYNSLSEHEKLHVRKALGFELDHCDDPTVYERIAGHRLAEIDLALAQAVAEIVGATVPDRAVRANPGRRAPHLSQTEFMPPKPTIASRHIAILIGDGFDPVSLNGMRAAIKASGALPVIIGTKRSRICAEGESPSPSAVRAGVSPDHQLDGVRSTLFDATFIPGGSHIKSLSQNGQVKHWIAETFGHLKALGATAEAVNLVKESLGAVSGLKVGSAEQPVEWYGIVTAGGPQKPESFKETVNIVRGAKDFAGLFFYQIAQHRNYQRELDGLASSVAF from the exons ATGGCCTCCGTCATCGTGGGCGGCCTGCACAAGGCCCAAGAAGCCGTTCGACAAGCCACTtcgaaagagaaaaaagtCGTTGATCTCGAGCGAGATACGGCAAATATCCACATTAAGCAGCCCTTGACTACAGACCATGGAGTCCGCGTTGAGAATACTGATCAGTGGTTGCGTGTGGTGGATGATCAACATACGGGACCGTCGTTGTTGGAGGATCAGATTGCTCGCGAGAAG ATCACCCGATTCGACCACGAACGCATTCCCGAACGAGTCGTGCACGCCCGCGGCACAGGCGCATTCGGCAATTTCAAGTTAACACAGAGCATAGAGGATCTCACGTATGCCAATGTTTTGACTGACACGTCGAGGAACACCCCCATGTTCGTGCGCTTCTCTACCGTGCAGGGTAGTCGTGGTAGCGCGGACACGGTGCGCGATGTGCGCGGGTTTGCGACGAAATTCTATACCGATGAAGGGATTTGGGATCTGGTGGGGAATAACATTCCTGTGTTTTTCATTCAGGATGCGATCAAGTTCCCAGATTTTG TCCATGCTGTCAAGCCCGAGCCTCACAATGAAGTGCCCCAAGCCCAGACAGCACACAACAACTTCTGGGACTTTGTGTATATGCACCCCGAAGCAACACACATGTTCATGTGGGCCATGTCCGATCGCGCAATCCCGCGATCGTTCCGAATGATGCAGGGATTCGGCGTCAACACATTCATACTAGTCAACAAAGCAGGCAAACGCCATCTTGTCAAGTTTCACTGGATTCCGCATCTGGGCGTACACTCGTTGGTGTGGGATGAAGCTCTCAAACTCGGTGGGCAGGACCCGGATTTCCATCGCAAAGACCTGATGGAAGCAATCAGCAACAAAATGTACCCGACATGGGACTTTGCTATTCAGGTGATCCCAGAGGAAAAGCAGGATGAGTTCGAATTTGACCCGCTGGATGCTACGAAAGTCTGGCCAGAGGATATTATTCCGCTGCGAGTTATCGGAGAGATGGAGTTGAATCGTAATGTGGACGAATTCTTCCCGCAGACGGAGCAAGTCGCCTTTTGTACGAGCCATATCGTGCCGGGCATTGACTTCTCGGATGATCCGTTGCTTCAAGGTCGAAACTTCTCCTACTTTGATACCCAGATTAGTCGGCTGGGGGTCAATTGGGAGGAGTTGCCTATCAACAGACCCGTGTGTCCGGTGCTGAACCACAACCGGGATGGTCAAATGCGACACCGAATCACACAGGGAACGGTGAATTACTGGCCTAATCGATTCGATGCAGCCCCGCCAGCGGCCGGACCGAACGTTTCCCAAAgagaaggcggcggagggtTCCACACGGCGCCGGCGCGAGTGGCCGGGCCGAAGAGACGGGCTGTGAGCGCCAAGTTCGGGGAGCATTTGAACCAAGCTCAGCTGTTCTACAACTCGTTGTCTGAGCATGAGAAGCTACATGTGCGAAAGGCTCTGGGGTTTGAGCTAGACCATTGCGATGACCCCACGGTCTATGAGCGGATCGCTGGCCACCGGCTTGCCGAGATCGACCTGGCCCTGGCACAAGCCGTCGCAGAGATAGTCGGCGCCACGGTCCCGGATAGAGCCGTGCGGGCAAATCCAGGCCGGCGTGCACCACATCTCTCGCAGACGGAGTTCATGCCTCCCAAGCCGACGATCGCTAGCCGGCACATCGCTATCTTGATCGGCGATGGATTCGACCCTGTTTCGCTCAACGGTATGCGGGCTGCTATCAAGGCGTCTGGTGCCTTGCCAGTTATCATCGGGACTAAACGGTCCCGTATCTGCGCCGAGGGCGAATCGCCCTCTCCATCTGCAGTCCGCGCCGGGGTCAGCCCAGACCATCAACTAGACGGCGTGCGCTCAACGCTATTTGACGCAACCTTCATCCCTGGCGGTTCGCACATCAAGTCTCTTTCGCAGAATGGACAGGTGAAGCACTGGATTGCTGAAACATTCGGGCATTTGAAGGCCCTCGGTGCGACAGCAGAGGCAGTCAATCTGGTGAAGGAGAGTCTGGGAGCCGTGTCTGGTCTGAAAGTCGGGTCCGCTGAGCAGCCAGTCGAGTGGTACGGAATTGTCACTGCGGGCGGTCCTCAGAAGCCCGAGAGTTTCAAAGAGACGGTCAATATCGTTCGTGGGGCTAAAGATTTTGCGGGATTGTTTTTTTATCAGATTGCACAACATCGAAACTATCAGCGGGAGCTGGATGGGCTGGCTTCATCGGTCGCTTTTTAG
- a CDS encoding uncharacterized protein (ID:PFLUO_002786-T1.cds;~source:funannotate), whose product MVSPLPIPQIRARKDSAAERKAMRRPPPLRLQDSNLKNMRVPVHLDEPDIRSLEVTPMPRSHSSQPDTDESESDTGEIPITLAPSLTLSPPKPLRNYSQLDSGSDSDDIDISPITAQPRPSVSSETRLARFFPELTSHFQVVAPLDRDGSMKKPATPTLTGRNLEERAQNFFKQSMDASRAERRREAARNLTLDVQGALEHKANHSSSGSEEVHDDGSSCYSRDSSSATSVDTEYEHHDDRDQLRPLKSADAYSIISPVAAGVFDDAASLHPRANSATAMYPSHVPINMACPPRHHSVTTTKMTLDQLKNKPLPLEPLMETSPAFNSLSPSQYSGSHHSPSTRSPSVYQKNTYLSPVSRHATSTRHTSHRQHSQQNSAPTTPRTSRSQREYRPSSSHSTRKGNSESSRKGSGQQRNRHVPTLSRATEELEDALVGMSRDKNTSQRTLLVLDGPLQISRNNGGDLIATRPAPLPPQSAKAHSSSKRPKVDRSFSYEASRTPKKEKPCKPTKRGSDELGTSEASRSSIEKEKLRKDPRQDDRSKKAEPKDGRKAKKRDSKDKAEEKAKEKAKIQKSFTLKLPSFSRKPSQLQAADLSRASFSSRSETSLAPPEEAAADAMIALRGRQLSASHSDPNLNETANQTDLRTQLPRLQINDLGFKNPFDDFSQQPKVIPGSHHKRTDSDQAVDPIDSDHALHLETPMSERVLYLETPSEDEKIPVSCDKMRQSHALVSTFQASSVHFPEQVYELAACPPSPTVEVYELPEEQAPIHLVFPVKMPETALVAIMQSIDSLDDLFNFAIVNKRFYNVFKQRELEMIKNTLFKMSPPAWELREMSPPWDTEWQLLLDLDSQVPEYTPSLYLRKYAQDIYTLAQLKSLVLERCSPFLRHDTVRGLAGVDVIRAEEVDDAFWRIWTFCRIFGSGKNRETDIIGQMDWLKGGQTAKRLDSASSMAEPFGMNNVLFEPPQGFGRGNIGGLSQRQMYDMTEIWTCLGVLLQPLHGKCIEARKFGIFENMDVPEGDTVKEETVLEEWTAYLTTLGLSAVLTLGSLCPADTNAATFKKAESIGLNKWEATDTNTSRSSFLKEAVSRAYESRDRGASVQSPTDLAAKRTSSLSSQHSNTNRENRERQAAFALELRIRRMRGQDIRPDHNRSFSDERPMSVYSTVLNDLNGTADRDAPPVPPVPALVVDRFSNTSHATSSTPGPQTPNTQTPPQIQTPPMQSPRSIRCPTPTASLAPAPLRPQVMDPVDRAINMIVNELGFAQEDAKWALKITDTGEGIDVPAAVHMLQRQKKKSDRNNIFSNRKRSSLLLTDVMKRQGSTDSGWRWA is encoded by the exons atggtttctcctcttcctaTTCCGCAGATTCGCGCGCGGAAGGATTCGGCTGCAGAGCGCAAGGCCATGcgccgtccaccgccgctccGGCTGCAAGACAGCAACCTGAAGAACATGAGGGTGCCCGTCCATCTGGACGAACCTGATATCAGAAGCCTCGAGGTGACACCTATGCCTCGCTCGCACTCTTCACAGCCCGACACAGATGAGAGCGAATCTGATACCGGCGAGATTCCAATCACCCTCGCTCCGAGTCTGACCTTGTCGCCGCCCAAGCCGCTGCGCAATTATAGCCAACTGGACTCGGGCTCTGATTCGGATGACATCGACATCTCCCCCATCACAGCACAACCTCGACCCTCGGTGTCTTCAGAAACGAGACTGGCTCGGTTTTTCCCGGAGCTCACTTCGCATTTCCAGGTCGTCGCACCCTTGGATCGAGACGGGAGCATGAAGAAGCCCGCCACCCCTACGCTGACCGGGAGGAACCTGGAAGAGCGAGCACAGAATTTCTTCAAGCAGTCAATGGACGCCAGCCGGGCCGAAAGAAGGCGCGAGGCCGCCCGGAATCTGACTCTGGACGTGCAAGGGGCATTGGAGCACAAAGCCAACCACTCATCATCCGGGTCAGAAGAGGTCCACGACGATGGCTCATCATGCTACAGCCGGGACAGCAGCTCAGCGACCAGTGTCGACACGGAGTATGAGCACCATGACGATCGAGACCAACTCCGCCCCCTAAAATCCGCCGATGCTTACTCAATCATCTCCCCTGTGGCTGCGGGGGTGTTCGACGATGCTGCTTCACTTCATCCGCGCGCCAACTCGGCCACTGCCATGTATCCGTCTCACGTCCCCATCAACATGGCCTGTCCTCCGCGTCACCACTCGGTCACGACGACCAAGATGACCCTGGACCAACTAAAGAATAAGCCACTGCCCCTGGAGCCCCTGATGGAGACCAGCCCGGCTTTCAATTCCCTATCGCCATCGCAATACTCCGGGTCGCACCACTCACCGTCGACCCGTTCGCCATCCGTCTACCAAAAAAATACCTATCTGTCGCCGGTGTCTCGCCATGCAACCAGCACTCGACACACAAGCCACCGTCAGCATTCCCAACAGAATTCCGCCCCCACTACCCCTCGGACGTCTCGCAGTCAGCGTGAATATCGGCCGAGCAGCAGTCATTCCACTCGCAAGGGCAACAGTGAGTCCAGTCGCAAAGGCAGCGGCCAACAGCGCAATCGCCATGTCCCGACTTTATCTCGGGCGACCGAGGAATTGGAGGATGCCTTGGTCGGTATGTCGCGAGACAAGAACACGTCCCAGCGGACCCTCCTGGTCCTAGATGGGCCGCTCCAGATCAGCCGCAACAACGGTGGCGACCTGATTGCGACGCGACCGGCGCCCCTGCCTCCGCAGTCGGCCAAGGCACACTCTTCGTCGAAGAGGCCCAAGGTCGACCGCAGTTTCTCCTATGAAGCGTCCCGAACGcccaagaaggagaagcccTGCAAGCCGACCAAGCGGGGCTCGGACGAGTTGGGCACTAGCGAGGCCAGCCGGTCGAGCattgagaaagagaaacTCCGAAAGGACCCACGCCAGGACGATCGATCCAAGAAGGCCGAACCTAAAGACGGTCGGAAAGCCAAAAAACGCGACTccaaggacaaggccgaggagaaggcgaaagaaaaggccaagatACAGAAGTCGTTCACGCTGAAGCTGCCGTCGTTCAGTCGAAAACCCAGCCAGTTGCAGGCGGCAGACCTAAGCCGGGCCAGCTTCAGCTCGCGCTCGGAGACCTCGCTCGCCCCACCGGAGGAAGCGGCCGCTGACGCTATGATCGCCCTCCGAGGCCGCCAATTGTCGGCGTCGCACTCCGATCCCAACCTGAACGAAACCGCGAACCAGACTGACCTGCGCACACAACTGCCCCGTCTGCAAATCAACGATCTCGGCTTCAAAAATCCCTTCGACGACTTCAGCCAGCAGCCCAAGGTGATCCCCGGGTCGCATCACAAGCGGACCGACTCGGACCAGGCTGTGGACCCCATTGACTCAGACCACGCCCTGCACCTCGAGACCCCCATGTCTGAACGCGTCTTGTACCTCGAGACCCCctccgaggatgagaagatcCCCGTCTCATGCGACAAGATGCGCCAAAGCCATGCCCTAGTTTCAACCTTCCAGGCCAGCAGTGTGCATTTCCCGGAACAGGTTTATGAGCTCGCTGCCTGCCCACCATCGCCCACGGTGGAGGTGTATGAGCTACCAGAGGAACAAGCTCCGATCCACCTAGTCTTTCCAGTGAAGATGCCAGAGACTGCCCTCGTGGCCATCATGCAAAGCATCGACTCGCTCGACGATTTGTTCAATTTTGCGATCGTGAACAAACGGTTCTACAATGTGTTCAAGCAACGCGAGCTGGAAATGATCAAAAACACTCTTTTCAAAATGTCTCCTCCCGCCTGGGAGCTCCGCGAGATGAGCCCTCCTTGGGACACGGAATGGCAGCTCCTGCTGGACTTGGACTCGCAGGTCCCCGAGTACACCCCGAGCCTGTATCTCCGCAAATACGCCCAAGATATCTACACTCTTGCCCAGCTCAAGTCCCTCGTCCTGGAACGCTGCTCCCCATTCCTGCGTCATGATACCGTGCGCGGGCTGGCGGGCGTGGACGTCATtcgcgccgaggaggtggaCGATGCCTTCTGGCGCATCTGGACATTCTGCCGCATTTTTGGCAGCGGCAAGAACCGCGAAACAGACATCATTGGACAGATGGACTGGTTGAAGGGTGGGCAAACCGCCAAGCGCCTCGACTCCGCCTCATCGATGGCAGAGCCGTTCGGGATGAACAACGTTCTCTTCGAGCCGCCTCAGGGCTTCGGTCGCGGAAACATTGGCGGACTATCTCAGAGACAAATGTATGATATGACCGAGATTTGGACGTGTCTCGGCGTTCTGTTGCAGCCTCTCCATGGCAAGTGCATCGAGGCGAGGAAGTTCGGCATTTTTGAAAACATGGATGTCCCGGAGGGGGACACTGTCAAGGAGGAGACGGTACTCG AGGAATGGACTGCATACCTGACTACTCTCGGCCTGTCTGCCGTCCTAACTCTTGGATCATTGTGTCCCGCTGACACCAACGCTGCCACCTTCAAAAAGGCCGAGTCAATCGGTCTGAACAAGTGGGAAGCGACCGATACCAACACCAGCCGCTCGTCGTTCCTGAAAGAAGCGGTCTCACGCGCCTACGAAAGCAGGGACCGAGGTGCTTCTGTTCAGTCCCCTACCGACCTCGCCGCGAAGAGGACGTCATCGCTCTCGAGCCAGCACTCCAACACGAACCGGGAGAACCGCGAGCGTCAGGCGGCGTTTGCTCTTGAGCTTCGTATTCGCCGCATGCGTGGACAAGATATCCGGCCCGATCACAATCGATCCTTCTCCGACGAACGGCCCATGTCCGTGTACAGTACCGTCCTCAACGATCTTAATGGAACCGCGGACCGAGACGCCCCTCCAGTTCCGCCCGTGCCTGCTCTGGTGGTTGATCGCTTCTCCAACACCTCGCATGCCACGAGCTCTACCCCTGGCCCCCAAACCCCCAACACCCAAACTCCTCCACAGATCCAAACTCCGCCGATGCAAAGCCCTCGGTCAATCCGCTGTCCTACCCCTACTGCTTCATTGGCACCCGCGCCTCTGCGGCCTCAGGTGATGGATCCGGTCGACCGCGCGATCAACATGATCGTCAACGAACTCGGCTTCGCGCAAGAAGACGCCAAGTGGGCTCTGAAGATTACGGACACTGGCGAGGGTATCGATGTCCCGGCCGCCGTGCATATGCTCCAGCgtcaaaagaagaaaagtgACCGCAACAATATTTTCTCCAACCGCAAGCGCAGCAGCCTGCTGCTCACCGATGTCATGAAGCGACAAGGGTCTACAGACTCGGGCTGGCGTTGGGCGTGA